The following are encoded in a window of Cyanobacteria bacterium GSL.Bin1 genomic DNA:
- a CDS encoding transposase: EWTCPQCGTHHDRDENASANIRAEGIRMLSVSGTGTAAVGGDRSPKLGRQVKFGHSPTSIEAPTSR, from the coding sequence GAATGGACTTGTCCTCAATGTGGCACTCACCATGATCGTGACGAGAATGCCAGTGCAAACATAAGAGCAGAAGGAATCAGAATGCTTTCCGTCTCTGGAACGGGGACGGCTGCGGTAGGAGGGGATAGAAGTCCTAAACTTGGTCGTCAGGTCAAATTTGGGCATTCCCCTACGAGTATCGAAGCCCCGACCTCGCGTTAG